The Carassius carassius chromosome 31, fCarCar2.1, whole genome shotgun sequence genome includes a region encoding these proteins:
- the LOC132111693 gene encoding kinesin-like protein KIF3B produces MMKKNSLLRPRSMSIGKKSEAVKVVVRCRPLNKKEEATNQERIVEVDVRLGQVSVRNPKSSGGLLKSFTFDAVYDMSSQQKELYDYACKPLIDSVLLGFNGTIFAYGQTGTGKTYTMEGVPTDPERRGVIPNSFQHIFTHISRSQNQQYLVRVSYIEIYQEEIRDLLCKDNNKKLELKENPELGVYVRGLSSVVTKNIKEIEHVMNLGNQSRSVGFTKMNERSSRSHAIFVITIECSEMGIDGEDHIRVGKLNMVDLAGSERQSKTGVQGQRFKEATKINLSLSALGNVISALVDGKSTHVPYRDSKLTRLLQDSLGGNSKTVMVATIGPVACHYDETLTTLRYSNRAKNIRNKPKINEDPKDALLREFQEEIACLKAQLEERGMLAKERRRRSRNSMRLKRSMSSGEVETRRDGEVGVVETVQEESVEDYWWKQQMAKTSANYKPDISRKLGTVDEKAKTVDELLKEQQAMEIMIEKYKAMESKLLVGGKNIIDHTNEQQKMLELKRQEIAEQDRMEREMQQLMFEQDEETIELKETFTTLQQEVEFKTKKLKKFYSKLQLVRSEIGDIINEHVTMRQELEQTMNELTREMKFKNLIIENFIPPEEKNKIINRLHFDSEEDQWKVLPLLPSENNSPLVRRRPTSVIGCKRPVSQYVQAAVATGSPSRYRAENIMLLELDISPPTMVPLDLQRSDIRTQDLIHDFVLYRKRRTASRVMKARSWYQGPGQSASSSASSMASGPQCLSSAMGACAAAFQP; encoded by the exons ATGATGAAGAAAAATAGCTTATTGCGACCGCGATCCATGTCGATTGGCAAGAAATCAGAGGCGGTGAAGGTGGTGGTGCGTTGCCGCCCTTTAAACAAGAAAGAAGAGGCAACGAATCAAGAAAGAATTGTTGAAGTAGATGTCAGACTGGGACAGGTGAGCGTGCGTAATCCCAAATCATCCGGAGGCCTCTTAAAATCATTCACGTTTGACGCGGTCTATGACATGAGTTCGCAACAAAAGGAGCTTTATGACTATGCATGCAAACCTCTTATTGACTCTGTTTTGCTCGGGTTCAACGGAACTATATTTGCTTATGGGCAAACTGGGACTGGCAAAACATATACAATGGAAGGTGTGCCCACAGACCCCGAGAGGAGGGGAGTCATCCCAAATtcatttcagcacattttcacTCACATATCCAGGTCTCAGAACCAACAGTATCTCGTGAGGGTGTCTTACATTGAAATATATCAAGAAGAGATACGAGACCTCCTCTGCAAGGACAACAATAAAAAACTGGAGCTCAAGGAAAATCCCGAGTTGGGTGTCTATGTGAGAGGTCTCTCATCTGTGGTCACGAAGAACATAAAAGAGATTGAGCATGTCATGAACTTGGGGAACCAATCGAGATCTGTCGGATTCACCAAAATGAATGAGCGTAGCTCGAGATCTCATGCGATATTTGTCATTACTATTGAATGCAGCGAAATGGGAATTGATGGCGAGGACCACattcgtgttggaaagttaaacATGGTGGATCTGGCCGGCAGTGAGCGGCAAAGCAAGACTGGCGTCCAGGGTCAGAGGTTTAAAGAGGCTACTAAGATAAACTTGTCTCTTTCTGCTCTTGGAAATGTTATCTCGGCTTTAGTAGATGGGAAGAGTACCCATGTTCCCTATCGGGATTCCAAACTCACCCGGCTGTTACAGGACTCTCTCGGAGGAAACTCTAAAACTGTTATGGTGGCCACCATTGGACCCGTTGCGTGCCACTACGATGAGACGCTCACCACACTGAGGTACAGCAACAGAGCAAAGAACATCAGGAACAAGCCAAAGATCAACGAGGACCCCAAAGACGCCCTGCTTCGTGAGTTTCAAGAGGAAATAGCCTGCTTGAAGGCACAGCTTGAGGAACGAGGGATGCTGGCAAAAGAAAGGAGGAGACGGAGTAGAAACAGTATGAGGTTGAAGAGGAGTATGAGTAGCGGTGAGGTGGAAACTCGGAGAGATGGAGAGGTGGGGGTTGTTGAGACCGTTCAGGAGGAGAGTGTGGAGGACTATTGGTGGAAGCAGCAGATGGCCAAGACCTCTGCCAATTACAAGCCCGATATTAGCAGGAAACTTGGCACCGTAGATGAGAAAGCAAAGACTGTGGATGAGTTGCTGAAGGAGCAACAAGCTATGGAAATTATGATTGAAAAATACAAG gccATGGAAAGTAAACTTCTTGTTGGAGGGAAAAACATTATTGACCACACCAATGAACAGCAGAAAATGCTGGAACTGAAGAGACAGGAGATTGCTGAGCAG GATAGAATGGAACGAGAGATGCAGCAGCTGATGTTTGAACAAGATGAAGAGACGATTGAACTGAAAGAGACGTTCACCACTTTACAGCAAGAGGTGGAATTTAAGACCAAGAAACTTAAAAAG TTTTACAGTAAGCTGCAGCTGGTGAGGTCTGAGATTGGAGATATCATCAATGAACATGTCACAATGAGGCAGGAACTGGAGCAGACAATGAATGAGCTGACAAGAGAGATGAAATTCAA AAACCTGATCATTGAGAACTTCATTCCTCCAGAGGAAAAGAATAAGATCATAAATCGTCTCCACTTTGACAGCGAGGAAGACCAGTGGAAAGTCTTACCTCTTCTCCCTTCAGAAAA TAACTCCCCTCTCGTCCGACGAAGGCCAACTTCTGTAATAGGATGCAAGAGACCAGTTAGTCAGTATGTTCAAGCTGCTGTGGCAACCGGGTCTCCTTCTAGATACAGG GCTGAGAACATCATGCTTCTGGAACTGGACATTTCTCCACCCACCATGGTGCCCTTGGATCTTCAGAGGTCAGATATAAGGACCCAGGACTTGATACATGACTTTGTCCTTTATAGAAAGAGGAGGACCGCATCCCGGGTCATGAAAGCCAGATCCTG GTACCAAGGGCCAGGTCAATCTGCTTCTTCATCAGCCAGCTCTATGGCCTCTGGGCCCCAGTGCCTATCCTCGGCAATGGGGGCTTGTGCGGCAGCCTTCCAGCCATGA